The following proteins are encoded in a genomic region of Gossypium hirsutum isolate 1008001.06 chromosome D05, Gossypium_hirsutum_v2.1, whole genome shotgun sequence:
- the LOC107896714 gene encoding uncharacterized protein, protein MDTDFELKSGLIQLLPTFRGLQNENPHKHLKEFHMVCHRMKPQGLTEDQIKLCAFPFSLADSAKEWFFPASQAAELRREIIRIRQKEAESLYDYWERFKKLCASCPQHGITEKSLLQYFYEGLKPMEMNMQTLNFQKETKNFQKKTEVSIRELTTSIEKLTSQGKLPSQTEPNPRKNANAIMLRRGKVLESIPDRNLAQEITQEKPKKNEQVRPKPPLPKIQPPFPERFNRCRRGKEDKEIVKKFRNVEINIPLLDTIKQIPRSVVHLEGVLEDVLVKVNDLIFPVDFYVIKMEEDSTPGSSDLLLGRPFLSTTSTKIDVQSGTLTMEFDGEIVKFNVYDAISHPSEILSVNRIDIIDSLVEENFESIYGDNSELNEFEFVNELLSSNTKLLPSVIQAPELELEPPGKARKLDNQELEEIHNDAYENAHIYKDKTELFHAKRIAQKRFSVGQKVLLHNSVLKLFPGKLRSRWQEPFIVTKVFTHGAVEIESEESGKQFVVNGQRLKPFYENF, encoded by the exons atggatactgattttgagtTGAAGTCAGGTTTAATCCAGTTATTGCCAACTTTTCGtgggttacaaaatgaaaatccccaCAAGCATCTGAAAGAATTTCATATGGTTTGTCATCGCATGAAACCTCAGGGGTTAACTGAGGATCAGATTAAATTGTGTGCTTTCCCTTTCTCCCTAGCAGATTCCGctaaggaatg GTTTTTTCCAGCATCTCAAGCAGCTGAGCTAAGAAGAGAGATCATTAGAATAAGACAAAAAGAAGCTGAGTCCCTTTACGATTATTGGGAGCggtttaagaagttgtgtgcaagctgCCCACAACATGGTATAACAGAGAAATCTCTCCTCCAATACTTTTACGAAGGTTTGAagcccatggagatgaatatg caaactcttaatttccaaaaagagACAAAGAATTTCCAAAAGAAAACTGAGGTGTCCATCAGAGAGTTGACCACATCGATCGAGAAATTAACCTCTCAAGGGAAGTTGCcgtcacaaacagaaccaaaccctAGAAAAAATGCAAATGCAATAATGTTGCGAAGGGGAAAGGTACTGGAATCGATTCCTGATAGGAATCTTGCCCAAGAAATCACCCaggaaaaacccaaaaaaaatgaaCAGGTCCGACCGAAGCCTCCATTGCCTAAAATTCAACCTCCATTTCCAGAACGATTCAACCGATGTCGAAGAGGTAAAGAGGACAAGGAAATTGTCAAAAAATTTAGGAATGTCGAGATCAATATTCCGCTGTTGGACACCATCAAGCAAATACCGAG GTCTGTTGTGCATCTAGAAGGAGTCCTTGAGGATGTTCTGGTAAAAGTTAACGATCTTATTTTCCCTGTAGATTTTTATGTGATCAAAATGGAGGAGGATAGCACTCCTGGATCTTCAGATCTCCTGCTGGGTCGACCGTTCCTTAGTACAACTAGTACTAAAATTGATGTTCAAAGTGGAACTCTCACGATGGAGTTCGATGGGGAGATCGTAAAGTTTAATGTCTACGACGCCATTAGCCATCCAAGCGAAATCTTGAGCGTAAATCGTATTGACATAATTGACTCTTTGGTGGAAGAgaattttgagtcaatttatgGAGATAATTCTGAACttaatgaatttgaatttgttAACGAGTTATTATCTTCAAATACTAAACTGCTACCTTCTGTTATACAGGCACCAGAGCTGGAGTTAGAACCCCCAGGAAAGGCTAGGAAATTAGACAACCAAGAGTTAGAAGAAATTCACAATGATGCCTACGAGAATGCTCAcatttataaagacaaaacaGAGTTGTTTCACGCTAAGAGAATAGCTCAAAAGCGTTTTTCGGTAGGACAAAAAGTTTTACTTCATAACTCCGTGTTAAAGTTATTCCCAGGTAAGCTTCGATCACGATGGCAAGAACCTTTTATTGTTACTAAAGTGTTCACACATGGAGCGGTTGAAATAGAGAGTGAAGAATCTGGAAAGCAGTTCGTAGTCAATGGCCAGCGGTTGAAGCCATTTTATGAGAATTTTTAA
- the LOC107895006 gene encoding receptor-like protein EIX2 has product MDQRLERIEQMQIQMQEQLTEFQQEMRNQMLEFQINMSQITQLLGKGKSPAAHFGDDNEDPIYSPDFTLISVQAQPDACPQEALFTIRSRQYLTGTSTPVYRLTNSKSNPVALDNSSEIKQVKVEHPDIIKASRNKGNKGKNEGRYNKGHSRPIAVGRLKTETTNHQVPLKQESYVKPGTEKLQFTPISMSYKELYQSLFNAHVVAPLHVKPPQPPYPKCISSSSLSIANSSTSLTYLDLSDNNLPSSAIYPWLFNVSSNLVSLNLSSNRLKGPIPEAFGNMMAIQELYLSDNLLILAENQVRGDSVLNEIRKLPDFMVLDLGYNLLNGSISKSIGQLSNLQVLRLAGNSFDGDVISEAHFSNFTYLQKLDLSYTSLTLKLNSRWTPPFQLTQIMLCSCKLGPHFPDWIRTQMGILTPDHYISYVEYLDISASGISDSLPYWFWGSFHGLKYINMSFNQISGTFPNNSIHISHLDPSSNNFSGPLTRFSLDYNMGTINLSKNKFTGLVSPICNFTGAVFFTLFDLSNNLFSGVVPDCFGSFPFLTALNLGDNSFSGSLPSSLRSLISLEMLSLRGNKFSGVLPSSLQNCAKLKFLALSDNELSGEIPMWIVQKLSSLVFLSLQGNQFRGRIPHQLCGLKNLQILDLSVNKISGTIPPCLNNFTSMAKKVSLDRRIEHHILDTGPRFLSPEGVNGEFIWIIQVRYVDEALLTWKGTKQSYPQLGLLLAIDLSCNNLTGEIPEELSSLQELVVLNLSRNHFNGKILQKIGHIRQLEVLDLSRNNTQLQSFDPSSFSHNRGLCGPPISPNCSMVEPPPGKAAVGSEEDSDEFMKWFYTGTGLGFAVGFWGFCSVVFF; this is encoded by the exons ATGGATCAAAGATTGGAGAGAATAGAGcaaatgcaaatacagatgcaagagcaattgacTGAATTTCAACAAGAAATGAGGaatcagatgctagaattccaAATAAATATGAGCCAGATAACCCAATTATTGGGTAAAGGGAAAAGCCCAGCAGCTCACTTTGGGGATGATAATGAGGACCCTATATATTCTCCAGATTTTACCTTGATAAGTGTCCAGGCCCAACCAGACGCATGTCCACAAGAGGCACTCTTTACTATCAGATCCCGACAATATCTGACTGGTACATCGACACCAGTATATCGTCTGAcaaactcaaaatccaatcctGTTGCTCTTGACAATTCATCAGAAATAAAACAGGTGAAGGTAGAGCACCCAGATATTATAAAAGCCTCAAGGAATAAAGGGAATAAGGGGAAAAATGAAGGCagatataacaagggccactcaagACCAATCGCTGTGGGTCGGTTAAAGACAGAAACCACCAACCATCAGGTTCCTTTAAAGCAAGAATCATATGTGAAGCCAGGTACTGAAAAGCTCCAATTCACGCCAATTTCAATGTCGtacaaggagctgtatcaaagcttattcaatgcGCATGTTGTTGCTCCTTTACATGTGAAACCTCCAcagcccccgtatcccaaatg CAtatcttcttcatcactttccATTGCCAACTCTTCTACATCTCTCACCTATCTCGATCTCTCTGATAATAATCTCCCTTCTTCTGCCATATATCCATGGCTGTTTAATGTTAGCAGCAACCTTGTTTCCCTTAATCTCTCAAGTAACCGGTTGAAAGGTCCAATTCCAGAAGCTTTCGGGAACATGATGGCTATTCAAGAACTTTATTTGAGTGATAATCTTTTGATATTAGCTGAGAATCAAGTTAGGGGAGATTCCGTGTTGAATGAAATCAGAAAACTACCAGATTTTATGGTTCTAGATCTTGGGTACAACCTTTTAAATGGATCCATAAGCAAAAGCATTGGACAACTTTCCAACTTGCAAGTCTTGCGGCTTGCAGGGAATTCTTTTGATGGTGATGTGATTTCCGAAGCTCATTTCTCAAATTTCACCTACTTACAGAAGTTGGATTTATCCTACACTTCTTTAACTTTGAAACTCAACTCCAGATGGACTCCTCCTTTTCAACTGACTCAAATAATGCTTTGCTCTTGCAAGTTAGGGCCTCATTTCCCAGATTGGATTCGGACACAAATGGGCATCCTAACCCCTGACCATTATATTTCTTATGTGGAATACCTTGATATTTCGGCTTCAGGAATTTCAGATTCTCTTCCCTACTGGTTTTGGGGCTCATTTCATGGTTTAAAGTACATAAACATGTCTTTCAATCAGATCAGTGGTACTTTTCCAAATAACTCTATCCACATAAGCCATCTAGATCCAAGCTCTAATAATTTCTCAGGACCATTAACACGTTTTTCTTTAGACTACAATATGGGGACCATTAACCTTTCCAAAAACAAGTTTACTGGTTTAGTCTCTCCAATTTGCAATTTTACTGGTGCAGTTTTTTTTACATTGTTTGATCTCTCAAATAATCTATTTTCTGGAGTGGTTCCAGACTGTTTTGGAAGTTTCCCGTTTTTAACAGCTTTGAATTTGGGTGATAATAGTTTCTCAGGCTCACTTCCAAGCTCCTTAAGATCTCTGATTTCTCTTGAAATGCTAAGTTTACGTGGTAATAAATTCTCTGGAGTATTACCTTCATCTTTACAGAATTGTGCCAAGTTAAAATTTCTCGCCTTGAGTGATAATGAATTATCAGGAGAAATACCTATGTGGATCGTTCAGAAGCTTTCATCGTTGGTTTTTCTTAGCCTTCAAGGGAACCAGTTCAGGGGAAGGATTCCCCATCAACTTTGTGGATTGAAAAATCTACAAATCTTGGACCTCTCGGTAAATAAAATCTCTGGTACCATACCACCATGCCTCAATAATTTCACTTCCATGGCAAAAAAAGTGAGTTTAGATCGAAGGATTGAGCATCACATCTTAGATACTGGACCTAGATTTTTATCTCCGGAGGGTGTGAACGGTGAGTTTATATGGATCATTCAGGTTAGATATGTTGATGAGGCATTGCTTACATGGAAGGGAACAAAGCAAAGCTATCCACAACTTGGATTGCTACTAGCCATTGATCTCTCTTGTAACAATTTAACAGGAGAGATTCCTGAAGAATTAAGTAGTCTTCAAGAACTGGTTGTATTGAACTTGTCAAGAAACCATTTTAACGGAAAAATTCTTCAAAAGATTGGGCATATAAGACAACTAGAGGTGCTTGACTTGTCAAGAAACAA CACTCAACTACAGAGCTTTGATCCTTCGTCATTTTCCCATAATAGAGGACTTTGTGGTCCTCCTATTTCACCAAATTGCTCAATGGTGGAACCACCTCCTGGCAAAGCTGCAGTAGGAAGTGAAGAAGATTCTGATGAGTTCATGAAATGGTTTTACACTGGCACGGGACTTGGATTTGCTGTGGGTTTCTGGGGGTTTTGCAGTGTTGTGTTCTTCTAG
- the LOC107903660 gene encoding uncharacterized protein isoform X5 encodes MHLTYLFSVPQVIYWNVGFYIIKNILKSTVQNAWQEEVERARQGQRDAESKLSSLEAKVQKMRVEMAAMKRDAEHYSRQVFQRRKMLRIDGLCKKMGYKDAKLLMLYGMVDGFAGEEVLLIGIYNGRVVRFGASHFQLGMILVILILNWRLKSCSSSCRKRPICT; translated from the exons ATGCATCTTACCTATTTGTTTTCAGTACCTCAAGTAATCTACTGGAATGTGGGTTTCTATATCATTAAGAACATTCTGAAGTCAACAGTTCAAAAT GCATGGCAGGAGGAAGTGGAGCGTGCACGCCAAGGTCAAAGAGATGCTGAGAGCAAGCTCTCTTCATTAGAG GCTAAAGTGCAGAAAATGAGGGTTGAAATGGCTGCCATGAAGAGGGATGCTGAGCATTATTCACGCCAG gtttttcaaagaagaaaaatgctGAGAATAGATGGTCTCTGCAAAAAGATGGGCTACAAGGACGCCAAGTTACTGATGCTTTACGG TATGGTTGATGGTTTTGCAGGGGAAGAAGTTCTATTAATAGGTATTTACAATGGAAGAGTGGTAAGGTTTGGAGCAAGTCATTTTCAGCTGGGGATGATTCTTGTAATTCTTATTCTGAATTGGAG GTTAAAAAGTTGCAGCAGCAGTTGCAGAAAGAGACCAATTTGCACTTAG
- the LOC107903660 gene encoding uncharacterized protein isoform X2: MEARFRRGQKKSPEEANQMLQMQAWQEEVERARQGQRDAESKLSSLEAKVQKMRVEMAAMKRDAEHYSRQVFQRRKMLRIDGLCKKMGYKDAKLLMLYGGRSSINRYLQWKSGKVWSKSFSAGDDSCNSYSELEVKKLQQQLQKETNLHLALASAVQHYGSPSSSSPGKLPDKAQELLDSIAVLEITVAKLQQALHQGPC; the protein is encoded by the exons ATGGAAGCTCGTTTTCGTCGTGGACAAAAGAAGTCCCCAGAAGAAGCAAATCAAATGCTTCAG ATGCAGGCATGGCAGGAGGAAGTGGAGCGTGCACGCCAAGGTCAAAGAGATGCTGAGAGCAAGCTCTCTTCATTAGAG GCTAAAGTGCAGAAAATGAGGGTTGAAATGGCTGCCATGAAGAGGGATGCTGAGCATTATTCACGCCAG gtttttcaaagaagaaaaatgctGAGAATAGATGGTCTCTGCAAAAAGATGGGCTACAAGGACGCCAAGTTACTGATGCTTTACGG GGGAAGAAGTTCTATTAATAGGTATTTACAATGGAAGAGTGGTAAGGTTTGGAGCAAGTCATTTTCAGCTGGGGATGATTCTTGTAATTCTTATTCTGAATTGGAG GTTAAAAAGTTGCAGCAGCAGTTGCAGAAAGAGACCAATTTGCACTTAGCTCTAGCAAGTGCTGTTCAACATTATGGTTCACCTTCTTCTAGTTCTCCAGGCAAGCTTCCAGATAAG GCCCAGGAGCTTTTAGATAGCATAGCTGTTCTCGAGATTACCGTAGCAAAGTTACAGCAAGCATTACACCAGGGACCATGTTAA
- the LOC107903660 gene encoding uncharacterized protein isoform X4 — MEARFRRGQKKSPEEANQMLQEEVERARQGQRDAESKLSSLEAKVQKMRVEMAAMKRDAEHYSRQVFQRRKMLRIDGLCKKMGYKDAKLLMLYGGRSSINRYLQWKSGKVWSKSFSAGDDSCNSYSELEVKKLQQQLQKETNLHLALASAVQHYGSPSSSSPGKLPDKAQELLDSIAVLEITVAKLQQALHQGPC; from the exons ATGGAAGCTCGTTTTCGTCGTGGACAAAAGAAGTCCCCAGAAGAAGCAAATCAAATGCTTCAG GAGGAAGTGGAGCGTGCACGCCAAGGTCAAAGAGATGCTGAGAGCAAGCTCTCTTCATTAGAG GCTAAAGTGCAGAAAATGAGGGTTGAAATGGCTGCCATGAAGAGGGATGCTGAGCATTATTCACGCCAG gtttttcaaagaagaaaaatgctGAGAATAGATGGTCTCTGCAAAAAGATGGGCTACAAGGACGCCAAGTTACTGATGCTTTACGG GGGAAGAAGTTCTATTAATAGGTATTTACAATGGAAGAGTGGTAAGGTTTGGAGCAAGTCATTTTCAGCTGGGGATGATTCTTGTAATTCTTATTCTGAATTGGAG GTTAAAAAGTTGCAGCAGCAGTTGCAGAAAGAGACCAATTTGCACTTAGCTCTAGCAAGTGCTGTTCAACATTATGGTTCACCTTCTTCTAGTTCTCCAGGCAAGCTTCCAGATAAG GCCCAGGAGCTTTTAGATAGCATAGCTGTTCTCGAGATTACCGTAGCAAAGTTACAGCAAGCATTACACCAGGGACCATGTTAA
- the LOC107897514 gene encoding receptor-like protein EIX2: MNAHEKCAEASVLCKESEKKALLEFKHSLQVMDSLGDDTLFLWDTEECCFWHGVECNSLTGYVEILDFSLKSWVVAGTISPSLLKLHHLTSLNFNSNDFNGSLIPEFFGSLKKLKLLDLSNANFRGPIPSLLGNLSMLETLRLGGNGGDVTFRHNFKKMFSVGKLEWLSHLSRLKEVDLSLTNLSNANDWSQVISHLPLLQKLSLRHCDLPSISSSSLSLANSSTSLTYLDLSDNNLPSSAIYPWLFNVSSNLVSLDLSSNHLKGPIPEAFGNMKAIQELYLSDNLLVLAENQVRGDSGLNEIGKLPDFSVLDLGYNLLNGSISTSIGQLSNLLVLRLAGNSFDGDVISEAHFSNFTYLQELDLSYTSLTLKFNSGWIPPFQLSQIKLCSCKLGPGFPDWLRTQMDFLLVLEYLDISASGISDSLPYWFWDKFQGLPYINMSFNQISGTFPNNSIHIIQLDLSSNNFSGPLPRFSLEFVVIGTINLSKNKFNGSVSPICNVNDEGSLALLDLSNNQFSGVVPDCFGSFSPLTALNLGDNSFSGSLPSSLGYLISLEMLSLRGNKFSGVLPSSLQNCAKLKFLDLSDNELSGEIPMWIGQKLSSLVFLSLQGNQFRGRIPHQLCGLKNLQILDLSVNKISGTIPPCLNNFTSMAKKVSLDRRIEHHILDTGPRFLSLEGVYGEPIWIIEVRYVDEALLTWKGTKQSYPQLGLLLAIDLSCNKLTGEIPEELISLQELVVLNLSRNHFNGKILQKIGHIRQLEVLDLSRNKFSGDIPTSLSALTFLSNLNLSYNDLSGKIPTSTQLQSFDPSSFSHNRGLCGPPISPNCSMVEPPRGKPAVGSEEDSDEFMKWFYTGIGLGFAVGFWGFCSVVFFKRSWRHSYYRYMDNAKDWVYVTFVLLKARLVRRIKGPSTRCD; this comes from the exons ATGAATGCTCAT GAGAAATGCGCCGAAGCAAGCGTATTGTGCAAAGAGAGTGAGAAAAAAGCGCTACTTGAATTTAAGCACAGCCTTCAAGTCATGGATTCGTTAGGCGACGATACCCTTTTTTTATGGGATACTGAGGAGTGCTGTTTTTGGCATGGCGTCGAATGCAACAGCCTTACGGGATACGTCGAAATTCTCGATTTTAGCTTGAAATCTTGGGTTGTAGCAGGTACGATTAGCCCTTCACTGCTTAAACTACATCATTTGACTTCTTTAAATTTCAACAGTAATGATTTTAATGGAAGTCTCATCCCAGAGTTTTTTGGTTCcttgaaaaaattgaaattactgGATCTCTCTAATGCTAATTTTAGAGGTCCAATTCCTTCTCTACTTGGAAACCTTTCAATGTTGGAAACTCTTAGATTGGGTGGTAACGGTGGAGACGTGACGTTTCgccataatttcaaaaaaatgttCAGTGTCGGAAAACTTGAGTGGCTTTCCCATCTTTCTCGTTTGAAAGAGGTTGATCTCAGTTTGACTAACCTGAGCAATGCCAATGATTGGTCTCAAGTCATTAGCCACCTTCCTTTGCTCCAAAAACTAAGTCTAAGACATTGCGATCTTCCAAGCAtatcttcttcatcactttccCTTGCCAACTCTTCTACATCTCTCACCTATCTCGATCTCTCTGATAATAATCTCCCTTCTTCTGCCATATATCCATGGTTGTTTAATGTTAGCAGCAACCTTGTTTCACTTGACCTCTCAAGTAACCACTTGAAAGGTCCAATTCCAGAAGCTTTCGGGAACATGAAGGCTATTCAAGAACTTTATCTGAGTGATAATCTTTTGGTACTAGCTGAGAATCAAGTTAGGGGAGATTCTGGGCTGAATGAAATCGGAAAACTACCAGATTTTAGCGTTCTAGATCTTGGGTACAACCTTTTAAATGGATCCATAAGCACAAGCATTGGACAACTTTCCAACCTGCTTGTCTTGCGGCTTGCAGGGAATTCTTTTGATGGTGATGTGATTTCCGAAGCTCATTTCTCAAATTTCACCTACTTACAGGAGCTGGATTTATCCTACACTTCTTTGACTTTGAAATTCAACTCCGGATGGATTCCTCCTTTTCAATTAAGTCAAATAAAGCTTTGCTCTTGCAAGTTAGGGCCTGGTTTCCCAGATTGGCTTCGGACTCAAATGGACTTCCTACTGGTTTTGGAATACCTTGATATTTCTGCTTCAGGAATTTCGGATTCTCTTCCCTACTGGTTTTGGGACAAATTTCAGGGATTACCGTACATAAACATGTCTTTCAATCAGATCAGTGGTACTTTTCCAAATAACTCTATCCACATAATCCAACTAGATCTAAGCTCTAATAATTTCTCAGGACCATTACCACGTTTTTCTTTAGAATTTGTTGTTATCGGGACCATTAACCTTTCCAAAAACAAGTTTAATGGTTCAGTCTCTCCAATTTGCAATGTTAATGATGAAGGCTCTTTGGCATTGCTTGATCTCTCAAATAATCAATTTTCTGGAGTGGTTCCAGACTGTTTTGGAAGTTTCAGTCCTTTAACAGCTTTGAATTTGGGTGATAATAGTTTCTCAGGCTCACTTCCAAGCTCCTTAGGATATCTGATTTCTCTTGAAATGCTAAGTTTACGTGGTAATAAATTCTCTGGAGTGTTACCTTCATCTTTACAGAATTGTGCCAAGTTAAAATTTCTCGACTTGAGTGATAATGAATTATCAGGAGAAATACCTATGTGGATCGGTCAGAAGCTTTCATCGTTGGTTTTTCTTAGCCTTCAAGGGAACCAGTTCAGGGGAAGGATTCCCCATCAACTTTGTGGATTGAAAAATCTACAAATCTTGGACCTCTCGGTAAATAAAATCTCTGGTACCATACCACCATGCCTCAATAATTTCACTTCCATGGCAAAAAAAGTGAGTTTAGATCGAAGGATTGAGCATCACATCTTAGATACTGGACCTAGATTTTTATCTCTGGAGGGTGTGTATGGTGAGCCTATATGGATCATTGAGGTTAGATATGTTGATGAGGCATTGCTTACATGGAAGGGAACAAAGCAAAGCTATCCACAACTTGGATTGCTACTGGCCATTGATCTCTCTTGTAACAAATTAACAGGAGAGATTCCTGAAGAATTAATTAGTCTTCAAGAACTGGTTGTATTGAACTTGTCAAGAAACCATTTTAACGGAAAAATTCTTCAAAAGATTGGGCATATAAGACAACTAGAGGTGCTTGACCTGTCAAGAAACAAGTTTTCAGGAGACATCCCGACAAGCTTGTCTGCATTAACATTTCTAAGCAACTTGAACTTGTCTTATAATGACTTGTCTGGAAAAATTCCAACCAGCACTCAACTACAAAGCTTTGATCCCTCGTCATTTTCCCATAATAGAGGACTTTGTGGTCCTCCTATTTCACCAAATTGCTCAATGGTGGAACCACCTCGTGGCAAACCTGCAGTAGGAAGTGAAGAAGATTCTGATGAGTTCATGAAATGGTTTTACACTGGCATTGGACTTGGATTTGCTGTGGGTTTCTGGGGGTTTTGCAGTGTTGTTTTCTTCAAGCGTTCATGGAGGCATTCGTATTATCGTTACATGGATAATGCAAAGGATTGGGTTTATGTTACATTTGTTCTGCTGAAAGCAAGGTTAGTGAGGAGAATCAAAGGTCCTTCAACAAG gTGTGATTAG
- the LOC107903660 gene encoding uncharacterized protein isoform X1, whose product MHLTYLFSVPQVIYWNVGFYIIKNILKSTVQNAWQEEVERARQGQRDAESKLSSLEAKVQKMRVEMAAMKRDAEHYSRQVFQRRKMLRIDGLCKKMGYKDAKLLMLYGGRSSINRYLQWKSGKVWSKSFSAGDDSCNSYSELEVKKLQQQLQKETNLHLALASAVQHYGSPSSSSPGKLPDKAQELLDSIAVLEITVAKLQQALHQGPC is encoded by the exons ATGCATCTTACCTATTTGTTTTCAGTACCTCAAGTAATCTACTGGAATGTGGGTTTCTATATCATTAAGAACATTCTGAAGTCAACAGTTCAAAAT GCATGGCAGGAGGAAGTGGAGCGTGCACGCCAAGGTCAAAGAGATGCTGAGAGCAAGCTCTCTTCATTAGAG GCTAAAGTGCAGAAAATGAGGGTTGAAATGGCTGCCATGAAGAGGGATGCTGAGCATTATTCACGCCAG gtttttcaaagaagaaaaatgctGAGAATAGATGGTCTCTGCAAAAAGATGGGCTACAAGGACGCCAAGTTACTGATGCTTTACGG GGGAAGAAGTTCTATTAATAGGTATTTACAATGGAAGAGTGGTAAGGTTTGGAGCAAGTCATTTTCAGCTGGGGATGATTCTTGTAATTCTTATTCTGAATTGGAG GTTAAAAAGTTGCAGCAGCAGTTGCAGAAAGAGACCAATTTGCACTTAGCTCTAGCAAGTGCTGTTCAACATTATGGTTCACCTTCTTCTAGTTCTCCAGGCAAGCTTCCAGATAAG GCCCAGGAGCTTTTAGATAGCATAGCTGTTCTCGAGATTACCGTAGCAAAGTTACAGCAAGCATTACACCAGGGACCATGTTAA
- the LOC107903660 gene encoding uncharacterized protein isoform X3, translated as MEARFRRGQKKSPEEANQMLQAWQEEVERARQGQRDAESKLSSLEAKVQKMRVEMAAMKRDAEHYSRQVFQRRKMLRIDGLCKKMGYKDAKLLMLYGGRSSINRYLQWKSGKVWSKSFSAGDDSCNSYSELEVKKLQQQLQKETNLHLALASAVQHYGSPSSSSPGKLPDKAQELLDSIAVLEITVAKLQQALHQGPC; from the exons ATGGAAGCTCGTTTTCGTCGTGGACAAAAGAAGTCCCCAGAAGAAGCAAATCAAATGCTTCAG GCATGGCAGGAGGAAGTGGAGCGTGCACGCCAAGGTCAAAGAGATGCTGAGAGCAAGCTCTCTTCATTAGAG GCTAAAGTGCAGAAAATGAGGGTTGAAATGGCTGCCATGAAGAGGGATGCTGAGCATTATTCACGCCAG gtttttcaaagaagaaaaatgctGAGAATAGATGGTCTCTGCAAAAAGATGGGCTACAAGGACGCCAAGTTACTGATGCTTTACGG GGGAAGAAGTTCTATTAATAGGTATTTACAATGGAAGAGTGGTAAGGTTTGGAGCAAGTCATTTTCAGCTGGGGATGATTCTTGTAATTCTTATTCTGAATTGGAG GTTAAAAAGTTGCAGCAGCAGTTGCAGAAAGAGACCAATTTGCACTTAGCTCTAGCAAGTGCTGTTCAACATTATGGTTCACCTTCTTCTAGTTCTCCAGGCAAGCTTCCAGATAAG GCCCAGGAGCTTTTAGATAGCATAGCTGTTCTCGAGATTACCGTAGCAAAGTTACAGCAAGCATTACACCAGGGACCATGTTAA